TCCGAACGCGGAACAGCGAAACCAACTCGCCGTACCGCGCCGGCAGTTCACAAACGATAATGAGGGTCCGGCCCCTCTGTCCGCGGTATGCCTGGTGCAACGGCCCAGACGCTTCGACCGTTCCTGTGGCGCGCGCGGCGGATGTTCCCCGACCGAGAGGTCGTCTCGCGGACCCACGAGGGGATTCACCGCTACACGTACGCCGAGTACGCCGACCGCGTGGGGCAGTTGGCGAACGCCCTCGACGGGGCGGGCGTCGAACGCGGCGACCGGGTGGGGACGTTCTGTTGGAACCACCACCGCCACTACGAGACGTACTTCGCCGCGCCGTCGATGGGCGCGCAACTGCACACCATCAACCCCCTGCTGCCCGACCACCACGTGCAGTACATCGTGGAGAACGCCGCGGACCGAATCGTCCTCGTCGACCCCTCTCTCGTGGAGAAACTGGCCGGAGCCTACGACGAGGAGGCGTTCGCGTCCGTGGAGCGGTTCGTCGTGATGGGAAGCGAGGTTCCGGACACCTCCCTCGAGAACGTCGTCGACTACGAGTCCTTCCTCGAAGGCGAGGACGCGACGTACGACTGGCCGGACCTGCCGGGCGACCAACCGGCGGGGATGTGTTACACCTCCGGCACCACGGGGAAACCGAAGGGCGTCGAGTACACCCAAGAGATGCTGTGGTCGCACACGATGGCGACGCTGCCCGAGGCGGGTCTGGACCTCCGCTCCTCGGACGTGGTGATGCCCGTCGTGCCCATGTTCCACGTCAACGCCTGGGGGATGCCTTTCTCGACCACCGCGGCCGGCGCGAAGCACGTCTATCCGGGGCCGTCGCCGTCGCCCGCCGACCTCGCCTCCCTCATCGAGGAGGAGGGCGTGACGCTCACCGCGGGCGTGCCGACGGTGTGGCTCGGTCTCTTGGAGTATCTGGAGGAGAACGACGCGGACATGTCCTCGCTGGAGACCATCGTCATCGGCGGGTCGGCGGCGCCGAAGTCGGTCATCCGGCGCTTCGACGAGGAGTACGACGTGGACGTCCTGCACGCGTGGGGGATGACCGAGATGTCGCCCATCGGCACCGTCTCGCGCCTCAAACCCGGCATGGAGTCGCTTCCGGACGAGGAGCGCTACGACAAGCAGGCCAAACAGGGCCTCCTCATCCCGGGCCTGGAGATGCGCGTCGTCGGCGACGACGGCGAGGAACTCCCGTGGGACGGGGAGGCGTTCGGCGAACTCCACGTCCGCGGGCCGTGGGTGACGACGGAGTACTTCGAGCGTCCGGAGGCCAACGAGGAGGACTTCGAAGGAAACTGGCTCAAAACCGGAGACGTGGTGACCGTCGACGAGGAGGGCTACGTGCAGATAGTCGACCGGGCGAAGGACGTCATCAAGTCGGGCGGGGAGTGGATCTCCTCGGTCGAGTTGGAGAACGCCCTCATGGCCCACGACGACGTGGCGGAGGCGACGGTCGTCGGCGTCCCCCACCAGCGCTGGCAGGAGCGTCCTGTCGCGTTCGTCGTCCCCGCGGCGTCCGCGGACGAGGAGACGCTGAAGAGCGAACTGGTCGAGATGGTGAAATCGGAGTTCCCGAAGTGGTGGGCGCCCGACGAAGTGGTGTTCATCGAGGAGGTGCCGAAGACGGCCACCGGGAAGTTCGACAAGAAGGTGCTCCGAGAGGAGTACGACGACGAGTCGCTGGTCGAGGGGAAGACGCCCGAAGACGCCGCGCCCGACGCGGACGACTGAGCGGCGTCGGCGCTCTTGAAACGATAAACTCGTTTCAAGGTTTCCACAGTTCCGAGGATTATTTTACCTCACGATTCTTTCATCGGATATGGACCTGTTAGAGGAGAGCGTCGTCCCCGAACACGCCCGAGACGTGAAGCGGACGGCGCGCGAGTTCGCCGACGAGCACATCCGCCCGAACGCGGAGGAGTACTTCGAGAGCGGCGACTACCCGTGGGACATCTTGGAGGCCGGCATGGACGCCGGCATCGTCGCGCAGGACATCGGCGAGGAGTACGGCGGGAAGGGGTACGACCTCCAGCAGGTCCTCGCAATCAACGAGGAACTCTACCGGGCCGACGCGGGCATCGCGCTGACGATGATGCTCGCCTCGTTCGGCTGTGAGATGGTCGAGCACTACGGCACCGAAGAGCAGAAAGACGAGTACCTGCGCCCCGTCGCCGCGAACGACCAGATTTCGGGCCTCGCGGTGTCGGAACCGCAGACCGGGTCCGACATGGCCGGGATGACGACCAGCGCCGAGAAGACCGACGAGGGCTGGGTGCTCAACGGCGAGAAGTACTGGGTCGGCAACGCCGTCGAGGCCGACTGGCTGACCGTCTACGCGAAGACGGACGACAGCGACGACCGCTACTCGAACTACACGATGTTCATCGTGGAGACCGACCGGGAGGGCTACGAGGCCGAGCACATCCCCGAGAAGATGGGCATGCGCGCCTCCAAGCAGGGCCACATCGTCTTCGACGACTGCGTCGTCCCCGAGGAGAACGTCATCGGCACGGCCGGCGGCGGGTTCTACATGCTCGCGGAGTTCTTCAACCACGGCCGCGTCGTCGTCGGCGGTCACGGCATCGGCCTCGCCGCCCGCGCCATCGAGGAGACGTGGGAGTTCGTCCACGACCGCGAGGCGTTCGGCCGCAACATCTCTGACTTCCAGTCGACGCAGCACACCCTCGCCGACATGCGCATGGAGTTCGAGGCGGCCCGGTCGCTCAACTGGCGCGCCGCCGAGAAGGTGGCGAACGGCGACGACGCCGGCCTCTGGGCCGCGATGACGAAGACGAAGTCGACGGAGACGGCCGTCTTCTGCGCCGAACGGGGGATGCAGATGCACGGCGGCCGCTCGGTGCTCAACGAGTACCCCATCTCGCGCGTCTACCGCGACGTCCGCATTCCGGTCATCTACGAGGGCGCAAACGAGATTCAGCGCAACCTCATCTACCGGCAGTCGAAGTAAGGGACGCGTCCGCACCGCGCGGGCGGCGACGCAGACCTGTCATCTATTTATCCGTTCGACGTGACTGGCGACCATGGAGTTACGCCTCGACCGCTTCGCCTCGGAGCCGAGGGGATGGGAGGGTGCGCGGATATTCCTCGCCGGGTCGCTCGCCTTCGTCGCCCTCCACGCCTACTTCGCGGTGCGGTACGGCGAGGGCGACCCGACGATGCTCGTCTTCGCCGCCGGGAACGGCTTGGCCGCCGGCGCGGAACTGCTTCCGGAGCGACGGCAGCGGTGGGTGACCGTCCTGCGAGCGGCCGCCGTCGGCGTCTTCGCGCTCATTCTCGCCGGTGCGCTCGCCCGCCTTCTCACGTAGACGGCGACGCCGAGAACCCCGGCACCCGGCTCGAACGAACAGTTATCGCCGGTCGCTGCCTAGTCCGCCCATGGTCGATGCCACAGTCAGACTGGTGGACCGAGGCCGCGTCTTCGCCGACGAGGGCTACGTCGTCGACGGCGCGGCGATGGGAACCGCGTCGAACCCGAACCCCGACCACGAACGCGTCGAGTTCGTCGTCTGGAACGCCGTCGTCGACCACCCGGAGGGGACGTTCCTCTGGGACACCGGCTCGCACCCCGAGGCGGGCGACGGCTACTGGCCCGACCCCCTCTATCAGGCGTTCGAGCACGTCGACGCGGCCGAACACGACCTCGAATCCGACCTCGACGCCGTCGGCTACGACCTCTCCGACATCGACGGTGTCGTGATGAGCCACCTCCACCTCGACCACGCCGGCGGCCTCCGCCACTTCGAGGGGACGGACGTGCCCGTCTACGTCCACGAGGAGGAGTTGAAGTTCGCCTACTACTCCGCGAAGACGACGGAGGGCTCAATCGCCTATCTGGCCTCGGACTTCGACCGCGACCTGAACTGGGAGGTGATCCACCGCCACCGCCACACCCTCGCGGAGGACGTCGAGTTGTATCACCTACCCGGACACACGCCGGGCGTGCTGGGGGCGCGAATCGACCTGCCCAACGAGACGGTCCTCGTCGCCGGCGACGAGTGCTACGTCGACGCCAACTACACCGAGGAGGTGCCGCTCGGACCGGGGCTGCTCTGGTCGGAGCGCGACTGGTTCGAGAGCCTCGAAACCGTGAAAGAACTGGAGCGGCGGACGGGCGGGGACGTGCTGTACGGCCACGACCTCGAACGCTTCGAGTCGTTCGGCGACGGTTGGAACGTCTGAACGGGCGCCGGCGGGCGTGTTCGATGGCGCGTTCGAGGGCGGGTCGACCGCCTACCGCCCGGTTCGGCGGCGTCTACGGACCGGATTCGCCCGCCGGACGGATTCCGGTTTCTCGGCCGCCTCGCGGTCGACGCGGGGCGCCCTAACGGATTAGGTCCACTGTCTATGGACGTGACAGCAGTACCAGTAAGTGGCGAACCAC
This Halogeometricum sp. S3BR5-2 DNA region includes the following protein-coding sequences:
- a CDS encoding long-chain fatty acid--CoA ligase codes for the protein MPGATAQTLRPFLWRARRMFPDREVVSRTHEGIHRYTYAEYADRVGQLANALDGAGVERGDRVGTFCWNHHRHYETYFAAPSMGAQLHTINPLLPDHHVQYIVENAADRIVLVDPSLVEKLAGAYDEEAFASVERFVVMGSEVPDTSLENVVDYESFLEGEDATYDWPDLPGDQPAGMCYTSGTTGKPKGVEYTQEMLWSHTMATLPEAGLDLRSSDVVMPVVPMFHVNAWGMPFSTTAAGAKHVYPGPSPSPADLASLIEEEGVTLTAGVPTVWLGLLEYLEENDADMSSLETIVIGGSAAPKSVIRRFDEEYDVDVLHAWGMTEMSPIGTVSRLKPGMESLPDEERYDKQAKQGLLIPGLEMRVVGDDGEELPWDGEAFGELHVRGPWVTTEYFERPEANEEDFEGNWLKTGDVVTVDEEGYVQIVDRAKDVIKSGGEWISSVELENALMAHDDVAEATVVGVPHQRWQERPVAFVVPAASADEETLKSELVEMVKSEFPKWWAPDEVVFIEEVPKTATGKFDKKVLREEYDDESLVEGKTPEDAAPDADD
- a CDS encoding acyl-CoA dehydrogenase family protein, whose amino-acid sequence is MDLLEESVVPEHARDVKRTAREFADEHIRPNAEEYFESGDYPWDILEAGMDAGIVAQDIGEEYGGKGYDLQQVLAINEELYRADAGIALTMMLASFGCEMVEHYGTEEQKDEYLRPVAANDQISGLAVSEPQTGSDMAGMTTSAEKTDEGWVLNGEKYWVGNAVEADWLTVYAKTDDSDDRYSNYTMFIVETDREGYEAEHIPEKMGMRASKQGHIVFDDCVVPEENVIGTAGGGFYMLAEFFNHGRVVVGGHGIGLAARAIEETWEFVHDREAFGRNISDFQSTQHTLADMRMEFEAARSLNWRAAEKVANGDDAGLWAAMTKTKSTETAVFCAERGMQMHGGRSVLNEYPISRVYRDVRIPVIYEGANEIQRNLIYRQSK
- a CDS encoding N-acyl homoserine lactonase family protein gives rise to the protein MVDATVRLVDRGRVFADEGYVVDGAAMGTASNPNPDHERVEFVVWNAVVDHPEGTFLWDTGSHPEAGDGYWPDPLYQAFEHVDAAEHDLESDLDAVGYDLSDIDGVVMSHLHLDHAGGLRHFEGTDVPVYVHEEELKFAYYSAKTTEGSIAYLASDFDRDLNWEVIHRHRHTLAEDVELYHLPGHTPGVLGARIDLPNETVLVAGDECYVDANYTEEVPLGPGLLWSERDWFESLETVKELERRTGGDVLYGHDLERFESFGDGWNV